The following proteins come from a genomic window of Elgaria multicarinata webbii isolate HBS135686 ecotype San Diego chromosome 10, rElgMul1.1.pri, whole genome shotgun sequence:
- the GUCY1B1 gene encoding guanylate cyclase soluble subunit beta-1, which yields MYGFVNHALELLVIRNYGPEVWEDIKREAQLDEEGQFLVRIIYDDSKTYDLVAAASKVLNLNAGEILQMFGKMFFVFCQESGYDTILRVLGSNVREFLQNLDALHDHLATIYPGMRAPSFRCTDAEKGKGLILHYYSEREGLQDIVIGIIKTVAQQIHGTEIDMKVVQQRNEECDHIQFLIEEKESKEEDFYEDLDRFEENGTQESRISPYTFCKAFPFHIIFDRDLVVTQCGNAIYRVLPQLQPGYCNLLSVFSLVRPHIDISFHGILSHINTVFVLRSKEGLLDVEKLECEDELTGTEISCLRLKGQMIYLPEADSILFLCSPSVMNLDDLTRRGLYLSDIPLHDATRDLVLLGEQFREEYKLTQELEILTDRLQHTLRALEDEKKKTDTLLYSVLPPSVANELRHKRPVPAKRYDNVTILFSGIVGFNAFCSKHASGEGAMKIVNLLNDIYTRFDILTDSRRNPFVYKVETVGDKYMTVSGLPEPCIHHARSICHLALDMLEIAGQVQVDGESVQITIGIHTGEVVTGVIGQRMPRYCLFGNTVNLTSRTETTGEKGKINVSEYTYRCLMTPENSDPQFHLEHRGPISMKGKKEPMQVWFLSRKCTETEEVTHDAN from the exons GCGAGAGGCACAACTTGATGAAGAAGGGCAATTTCTAGTCAGAATTATTTATGATGATTCCAAAACGTATGATTTGGTTGCTGCGGCAAGCAAAGTCCTTA ACCTTAATGCTGGAGAaattcttcagatgtttgggaagaTGTTTTTTGTGTTTTGCCAGGAATCTGGCTATGACACCATCTTGCGTGTGTTGGGCTCCAATGtcagagaatttctgcag AACCTTGATGCTTTGCATGACCATCTTGCTACAATATACCCAGGTATGCGTGCCCCTTCATTTAGATGCACTGATGCAGAAAAGGGGAAGGGACTCATTCTGCATTACTATTCAGAGAGAGAAGGCCTCCAAGACATTGTCATTGGAATCATTAAAACAGTTGCTCAACAGATCCATGGCACAGAAATAGATATGAAG GTTGTTCAACAAAGAAATGAAGAGTGTGACCATATTCAGTTTTTAATTGAAGAGAAAGAGTCTAAGGAAGAGGATTTTTATGAAGACTTGGACAGATTTGAAGAGAATGGTACCCAGGAGTCTCGTATCAGTCCTTACACTTTTTGCAAGGCTTTCCCTTTCCACATTATATTCGATAGAGATCTAGTTGTCACCCAGTGTGGCAATGCAATATACAGAGTCCTTCCACAG cTTCAGCCAGGATACTGCAATCTATTGTCAGTGTTTTCATTGGTTCGGCCTCATATTGATATTAGTTTCCATGGAATCCTCTCACATATCAACACGGTCTTTGTGCTGAGGAGCAAG GAAGGGCTCTTGGATGTGGAAAAGTTGGAATGTGAAGATGAATTAACTGGTACAGAAATTAGCTGCTTACGCCTTAAGGGTCAAATGATCTACCTGCCTGAAGCAGATAGCATTCTCTTTCTTTGTTCTCCAAG TGTGATGAATTTGGATGACCTAACCAGAAGAGGGCTATACCTGAGTGACATACCACTGCATGATGCTACCCGTGACTTGGTCCTTTTGGGAGAGCAGTTCAGAGAGGAATACAAGCTGACACAGGAGTTGGAGATACTAACTGACAGGCTTCAGCACACATTAAGAGCATTGGAAgatgaaaaaaagaagacagacaC ACTGTTGTATTCTGTGCTTCCTCCATCTGTGGCCAATGAGCTGAGACACAAGCGTCCTGTGCCAGCGAAGCGTTATGATAATGTGACCATACTTTTTAGCGGCATCGTTGGATTTAATGCCTTCTGCAGTAAACATGCCTCTGGAGAGGGAGCCATGAAAATTGTCAATCTCTTAAATGACATTTACACAAGATTTGATATTCTGACTGACTCCCGGAGGAATCCCTTTGTTTATAAG GTTGAGACAGTTGGAGACAAGTATATGACAGTAAGTGGCTTGCCAGAGCCATGCATCCATCATGCACGTTCTATCTGCCACTTAGCATTGGATATGCTGGAAATAGCTGGACAGGTTCAAGTTGATGGAGAGTCTGTACAG ataACAATAGGCATTCACACAGGAGAAGTAGTCACAGGTGTCATTGGCCAAAGAATGCCCCGTTATTGTCTTTTTGGAAACACTGTTAATCTAACAAGCAGAACAGAAACTACTGGAGAGAAAGGGAAGATCAATGTTTCTGAATACACTTACAG ATGTCTGATGACTCCAGAAAATTCAGATCCACAATTCCACTTGGAACACAGAGGCCCTATTTCCATGAAGGGTAAAAAAGAACCAATGCAAGTTTGGTTTTTGTCCAGAAAGTGCACAGAGACAGAG GAAGTAACACACGATGCTAACTGA